GAGGACACCCCGGCGATCGTGGTGAACGACCTGGGGGAGACCCTCGTCGAGAACCGGCTCGGGGCCGCGCTCCTCGGCACGACGACGGGGTTGCCGGGCAACGAGCGGTACCAGCCGTGGCGCTGGTTCATGACGGGCTACGAACGGGCGAAGTACGCGCCGGAGGAGCACGAGCGGCTCGCCCGGGCACAGGTCGCCGCACTCCGTGCAGCGGTCGGCGCCGCGGGGCCGACGGACACCCGGGCGGCGGAGCTCATCGCCGACCTCGAGGCGAACAGCGCGGGCTTCCGAGCGCTGTGGTCCCTGCACGAGGTGGCGAGCCGGTGGGAGGACCACAAGACGTTCGTCCACCCGGAGCTCGGCCGCATCACCGTGGACTGCCAGGTGCTCCACACGACGAGCCAGACGCAGGCGCTGCTGCTCTTCACGGCACCGACGGGCAGCGAGGACGCGGAGAAGCTCGAGCTCCTCGGCGTCGTCGGCCAGCAGACCTTCGCCCGCTGACGGAGTAAACCCGCGTCACACACCTGGCGACTCCC
The sequence above is a segment of the Curtobacterium sp. BH-2-1-1 genome. Coding sequences within it:
- a CDS encoding helix-turn-helix transcriptional regulator; the encoded protein is MDRPGLADFLRRRRELLRPEDVGLGSGQRRRTPGLRREEVAALAGMSADYYTRLEQQRGPQPSEQMVAAIARALRCSLDERDHLFRLAGHNAPARVHRSDHVDPAILRVLDRLEDTPAIVVNDLGETLVENRLGAALLGTTTGLPGNERYQPWRWFMTGYERAKYAPEEHERLARAQVAALRAAVGAAGPTDTRAAELIADLEANSAGFRALWSLHEVASRWEDHKTFVHPELGRITVDCQVLHTTSQTQALLLFTAPTGSEDAEKLELLGVVGQQTFAR